From the genome of Aspergillus fumigatus Af293 chromosome 1, whole genome shotgun sequence, one region includes:
- a CDS encoding putative regulator of nonsense transcripts, whose amino-acid sequence MAAIGDGRAPAELDETTLNMTGGPRPRRHDDEDDGSDNFGDDDVDSVTSAAVTGRRQNEGNLEEEKELPPHACAYCGIHNPSSVVKCLACSKWFCSARGNTSSSHIVNHLVRARHKEVQLHPASSLGDTILECYNCGTKNVFLLGFIPAKSDTVVVLLCRQPCAAMPSSKDMNWDTSRWQPLIEDRSFLPWLVAAPSDQEQLRARHLSPQLIAKLEEMWKENSQATFADLEKATAVDDEPAPVLLRYDDAFQYQNIFGPLVKIEADYDRKLKESQSQDGLIVRWDLGLNNKHLASFILPKLELGDVKLAVGDEMRLKYTGELRPKWEGVGYVIKIPNNQSDEVTIELRAKGDHKSVPTECTHNFTADYVWKSTSFDRMQLAMKTFAVDEMSVSGYIFHRLLGHEVAAAPMKTQLPKKFSVPGLPELNGSQINAVKSVLQRPMSLIQGPPGTGKTVTSATIIYHLAKINGGQVLVCAPSNVAVDQLCERIHRTGLKTVRVTAKSREDVESPVGFLSLHEQVRLNDSNIELIKLNQLKAELGELSSQDEKRLKQLTRSAEREILNNADVICCTCVGAGDPRLAKLKFRTVLIDESTQSAEPECMIPLVLGCKQVVLVGDHQQLGPVIMNKKAAKAGLNQSLFERLVILGCSPIRLNVQYRMHPCLSEFPSNMFYEGSLQNGVSAFDRLRRDVDFPWPVVDSPMMFWSNLGNEEISASGTSYLNRTEATNVEKIVTRFFKAGVQPADIGIITPYEGQRSYIVSSMQANGTFKKEHYKEIEVASVDAFQGREKDFIILSCVRSNDHQGIGFLSDPRRLNVALTRAKYGLVILGNPKVLSKHPLWNCLLQHFKERHCLVEGPLSNLQESLIQFSRPKQSYRGPQRFQMAYNHASNVTSGMMNGRNGHRNEFHDTGSVIGYIPDDVSSVHSSALGGVSIPSGYPPMFQNFADAWPALPGARRANGARGKGAPSVAGESVAATESDITGSIIDGRSVDQGGVSLAGLSINDMSKQPSLSQSDRLKRYVESGGREPYRAGVPDNGSIFGGSSASIRVTRGVPGHVHDDDDTRSVSTAFASQVGGNYD is encoded by the exons ATGGCTGCTATTGGCGATGGTAGGGCTCCAGCGGAACTCGATGAGACTACTTTGAACATGACCGGTGGACCGCGCCCAAGGAGAcacgacgatgaagatgatgggtCGGATAATTTCGGTGATGACGACGTCGACAGTGTTACCAGTGCCGCTGTGACTGGCCGCAGGCAAAATGAGGGCAAtcttgaggaggagaaggagctcCCTCCGCATGCATGCGC TTATTGCGGTATTCATAATCCGAGCAGTGTGGTAAAATGCCTGGCTTGTAGCAAGTGGTTTTGCAGTGCTCGTGGGAACACATCTTCTTCACATATCGTCAACCATCTTGTCCGAGCTCGCCACAAGGAGGTCCAGCTTCACCCCGCCTCGTCCCTGGGCGACACTATCCTGGAGTGTTACAACTGCGGAACTAAGAATGTTTTTCTACTGGGTTTTATTCCAGCCAAATCCGATACAGTTGTTGTTTTGCTTTGTCGTCAGCCCTGTGCTGCCATGCCGTCTTCAAAGGATATGAACTGGGACACTTCGCGCTGGCAGCCACTGATTGAGGATCGCTCATTCCTGCCATGGCTTGTTGCCGCACCATCAGACCAAGAGCAGCTCCGAGCCCGGCATCTTAGTCCGCAGCTAATCGCAAAACTGGAGGAAATGTGGAAGGAGAATTCCCAGGCGACTTTTGCGGACCTGGAGAAAGCCACGGCGGTAGATGACGAGCCTGCGCCTGTTCTCTTACGTTATGACGATGCTTTCCAGTACCAAAACATCTTCGGTCCCCTGGTAAAGATTGAAGCAGACTACGATCGTAAGCTGAAGGAATCTCAATCACAGGATGGTCTCATCGTCCGTTGGGATCTTGGCTTGAACAACAAGCATCTTGCCAGCTTCATTCTGCCCAAGCTCGAGCTTGGAGATGTGAAATTGGCGGTGGGAGATGAGATGCGCCTCAAGTACACCGGTGAGCTACGGCCCAAATGGGAGGGTGTGGGATACGTCATAAAGATTCCCAACAATCAATCTGATGAAGTGACAATCGAGTTACGCGCTAAGGGTGATCACAAGTCTGTACCCACTGAATGCACCCACAACTTCACAGCGGACTATGTCTGGAAATCAACCTCTTTCGATCGTATGCAGCTCGCCATGAAGACTTTCGCTGTTGACGAAATGAGCGTGTCCGGTTATATCTTCCATCGCCTCCTTGGACATGAAGTTGCCGCTGCACCGATGAAGACTCAGCTACCGAAAAAATTCAGTGTTCCTGGCTTGCCCGAGCTCAACGGAAGCCAGATCAATGCAGTCAAAAGTGTGCTACAGCGGCCCATGAGCTTGATTCAGGGTCCCCCAGGAACCGGAAAGACTGTTACGTCTGCCACGATTATTTACCATCTCGCAAAGATCAACGGAGGTCAAGTCTTAGTCTGCGCACCATCTAACGTTGCGGTCGATCAGCTGTGCGAGCGTATTCACAGGACTGGTCTCAAGACAGTACGTGTGACTGCCAAGTCGCGTGAGGATGTTGAGTCACCCGTGGGCTTCCTTTCCCTGCACGAGCAAGTTCGGCTGAACGACAGCAACATTGAACTCATCAAGCTCAACCAGCTCAAGGCCGAGCTGGGCGAATTGTCGAGTCAAGACGAGAAGCGTTTGAAGCAGCTCACTCGTTCTGCTGAGCGTGAGATTTTGAACAATGCCGACGTCATTTGCTGTACTTGTGTCGGCGCTGGCGACCCGCGGCTTGCGAAGCTCAAGTTCCGCACCGTCTTGATTGATGAATCGACGCAGTCGGCTGAGCCTGAGTGTATGATTCCACTGGTTCTTGGTTGCAAGCAGGTCGTTCTGGTTGGTgatcaccagcagcttggaCCTGTTATTATGAACAAAAAAGCGGCTAAAGCGGGCTTGAACCAATCCCTCTTTGAGCGGCTCGTTATCCTCGGCTGCTCCCCTATTCGATTGAATGTGCAGTACCGTATGCACCCGTGCTTGTCAGAGTTCCCATCGAATATGTTCTATGAAGGATCTTTGCAAAATGGAGTCTCTGCTTTTGACCGACTTCGCCGTGACGTGGATTTCCCTTGGCCTGTCGTTGACAGTCCCATGATGTTCTGGTCCAACCTTGGCAACGAAGAGATTTCGGCGTCAGGAACTTCGTATCTGAACCGGACCGAAGCTACAAATGTGGAAAAAATTGTGAcccgcttcttcaaggccGGTGTGCAACCAGCCGACATTGGTATCATCACGCCTTACGAGGGTCAACGAAGTTACATCGTCAGCTCTATGCAGGCTAATGGCACATTCAAGAAGGAGCACTACAAAGAAATCGAAGTTGCGTCTGTTGATGCTTTCCAAGGCCGAGAGAAAGACTTCATTATCCTTTCCTGTGTGCGTTCCAACGACCACCAAGGCATCGGTTTCTTGAGTGATCCGCGTCGTCTGAACGTTGCGCTTACCCGAGCGAAATATGGTCTGGTCATTCTTGGAAATCCAAAGGTTCTGTCCAAGCATCCACTGTGGAACTGCCTACTGCAACATTTCAAGGAAAGGCACTGTCTTGTGGAGGGGCCCCTGTCCAACCTTCAGGAGTCTCTCATTCAATTCAGTCGCCCAAAGCAGTCATATAGAGGTCCACAACGGTTCCAGATGGCTTACAACCATGCATCCAACGTCACCAGTGGAATGATGAACGGTCGGAACGGTCACCGAAATGAGTTCCATGACACCGGCTCGGTGATTGGCTATATTCCCGATGATGTCTCCTCCGTACACTCCTCTGCTCTTGGAGGCGTCAGTATCCCCTCAGGATATCCCCCGATGTTCCAGAACTTTGCGGACGCCTGGCCTGCTCTTCCTGGTGCCAGACGAGCTAATGGGGCcagaggaaaaggagcaCCTAGCGTTGCCGGCGAATCTGTGGCAGCTACTGAGTCCGACATTACGGGAAGTATCATCGATGGAAGGAGCGTTGATCAGGGCGGTGTTAGTCTTGCTGGTTTGAGCATCAACGACATGAGCAAGCAGCCTAGTCTCAGTCAATCTGACAGGTTGAAACGTTACGTGGAATCGGGCGGACGGGAGCCGTACAGGGCTGGCGTTCCCGACAACGGTAGCATCTTTGGAGGAAGCTCTGCCAGCATCCGTGTGACTCGCGGTGTTCCTGGACATGTtcacgatgatgatgacactCGCAGCGTCTCCACCGCTTTTGCGAGCCAAGTCGGAGGTAACTACGATTGA
- a CDS encoding bifunctional anthranilate synthase/indole-3-glycerol-phosphate synthase: MATSDLVDHSPRHPTKAAQLASASNVILIDNYDSFTWNVYQYLVLEGATVAVFRNDEITLEELIAKKPTQLVISPGPGHPETDAGISNAAIKYFGGKIPVFGVCMGQQCMITSFGGKVDVFGEILHGKTSILKHDGKGVYEGLPPAVEVTRYHSLAGTHATIPDCLEVTSTVPLNDGSGKDVIMGIRHKQYAVEGVQFHPESILTEHGRTMFRNFLKLTAGTWEANGKSSSGSATVNGSAPKVDKKTSILNKIYDHRRAAVAVQKLIPSQRPEDLQAAYDLNLAPPQISFPCRLRQSPYSLSLMAEIKRASPSKGMIAETACAPAQARQYAKAGASVISVLTEPEWFKGSIDDLRAVRQSLEGLPNRPAVLRKEFIFDEYQILEARLAGADTVLLIVKMLSVELLTRLYNYSRSLGMEPLVEVNTPEEMKIAVELGAEVVGVNNRDLTSFEVDLGTTSRLMDLVPESTIVCALSGISGPKDVEAYKNDGVKAILVGEALMRAPNTSAFVAELLGGNSENNSKPAPSSRLVKICGTRSEEGARAAIEAGADLVGIILVEGRKRCVSDDVALRIAQVVKSTQRPTVEPDSTSPANTFSSDFFDHSTRVLRHPTRALLVGVFQNQPLAYILDKQQKLGLDVVQLHGSEPIEWASLIPVPVIRKFALDESSIARRAYHSLPLLDSGAGGSGELLDQSHVQKVLDGDDGLRVILAGGLDTSNVVDTIRKLGDSGHKVVGVDVSSGVESDGSQDPAKIRAFVQAVKAYEA; the protein is encoded by the coding sequence ATGGCGACCTCCGATCTCGTTGACCATTCTCCCCGCCATCCCACCAAAGCCGCACAGCTGGCCAGTGCCTCGAATGTTATTCTCATAGACAATTATGATTCTTTCACTTGGAACGTATACCAGTATCTTGTCTTAGAGGGAGCCACAGTCGCGGTCTTTCGCAATGACGAGATCACCTTGGAAGAGCTGATTGCCAAGAAGCCGACTCAGCTGGTCATTAGCCCCGGCCCAGGccatccagaaacagatgcTGGTATCAGTAATGCGGCCATTAAGTACTTCGGTGGAAAAATACCTGTATTCGGTGTTTGTATGGGACAGCAATGTATGATCACGTCTTTTGGTGGAAAGGTCGACGTTTTCGGTGAAATTCTGCATGGCAAGACATCGATACTGAAGCATGATGGTAAAGGTGTATATGAAGGCCTGCCTCCTGCGGTTGAAGTGACTCGATATCATTCGTTGGCTGGAACGCACGCGACTATCCCCGACTGTCTGGAAGTTACATCAACCGTCCCATTGAACGATGGCAGCGGCAAGGACGTGATCATGGGAATCAGACACAAGCAATACGCAGTGGAAGGTGTCCAGTTCCACCCGGAAAGTATTCTTACGGAGCATGGCCGCACCATGTTCAGGAACTTCTTGAAGCTTACAGCAGGGACCTGGGAGGCCAATGGCAAATCCTCATCTGGCTCGGCCACGGTGAACGGCAGTGCACCAAAGGTAGACAAGAAGACTTCCATATTGAATAAGATCTATGATCATCGAAGAGCAGCCGTTGCTGTTCAGAAACTGATTCCATCGCAACGTCCCGAAGATCTCCAGGCTGCCTACGACCTCAACCTCGCGCCACCTCAGATTTCATTTCCTTGTCGCCTCAGACAATCTCCCTATTCCCTCTCGTTGATGGCAGAGATCAAACGGGCTTCTCCGTCCAAGGGTATGATTGCGGAGACAGCATGTGCTCCGGCTCAGGCCCGACAATACGCCAAGGCTGGAGCTAGTGTCATCTCGGTTCTCACTGAGCCAGAGTGGTTCAAAGGCAGCATCGACGATCTGAGAGCCGTCCGTCAGAGCCTGGAAGGCTTGCCCAATCGGCCCGCTGTCCTTCGAAAAGAGTTCATTTTTGACGAATACCAGATCTTGGAGGCACGTCTAGCTGGTGCTGATACCGTCCTGCTCATCGTGAAGATGCTGAGTGTTGAGCTTCTTACGAGGCTTTACAATTACTCCCGCAGTCTTGGAATGGAGCCTCTCGTCGAGGTCAACACCccagaagagatgaaaatTGCTGTTGAACTGGGCGCCGAGGTGGTGGGCGTCAACAACAGGGATTTGACAAGCTTTGAAGTTGACCTGGGCACTACGAGCCGGTTGATGGATCTGGTGCCTGAAAGCACCATCGTCTGTGCTCTCAGCGGTATCTCTGGACCGAAGGATGTGGAGGCTTACAAAAATGATGGTGTCAAAGCTATCCTTGTCGGCGAGGCGCTGATGCGGGCCCCAAACACATCTGCCTTCGTTGCAGAACTTTTAGGGGGAAACTCCGAGAATAACTCCAAGCCGGCGCCGAGCTCACGGTTGGTCAAGATCTGTGGAACTCGGTCGGAAGAGGGTGCACGCGCTGCTATCGAGGCTGGTGCAGATCTGGTTGGCATTATCCTCGTGGAAGGTCGTAAACGATGTGTATCCGACGATGTCGCTCTGCGCATTGCTCAGGTGGTGAAGTCGACCCAGCGCCCTACTGTCGAGCCTGACTCCACATCACCCGCCAATACTTTTTCCTCCGACTTCTTTGACCATTCTACCCGCGTCCTGCGTCATCCAACGCGGGCTCTGCTTGTGGGAGTGTTTCAAAATCAGCCACTGGCTTACATTCTGGACAAACAGCAAAAACTAGGCCTGGACGTCGTCCAGCTGCATGGGTCAGAACCCATCGAATGGGCCAGCCTAATACCTGTGCCTGTCATTCGTAAATTTGCATTGGATGAGTCTAGTATCGCACGCCGAGCTTACCACAGCTTGCCTTTGCTCGATTCTGGTGCAGGTGGCTCTGGTGAGCTTCTCGATCAGTCGCATGTTCAGAAAGTccttgatggcgatgatgggcTACGAGTGATTCTGGCGGGTGGCTTGGACACTTCTAACGTTGTTGATACCATCAGGAAGCTTGGAGACTCTGGACACAAAGTGGTCGGGGTCGATGTGAGTTCTGGAGTGGAATCTGATGGTTCACAAGATCCTGCCAAAATTCGCGCTTTTGTGCAGGCTGTGAAAGCCTATGAAGCTTAA
- a CDS encoding putative C2H2 transcription factor, which yields MGDGSDYPSPRSEGPGVPTAVLVPAPDSLSPVPKMNEQIPPGFMEGARPRLSVRRARDPPKNAAGQIYCDHPECQQSPPTFRRPCEWNKHMDKHDRPYKCLEPGCDKIQGFTYSGGLLRHQREVHKKNINSKKPLMCPYTDCNRSTGNGFTRQENLKEHLRRRHMHTENGPSTELPMVSTPDLDGTHALSVPPSVKRKRDSLDDDISVALPGEEGNEVDLRNELKRLRREVQEKDRRLEELERIVAGLQQAIPQPTIPQTALSQG from the exons ATGGGTGACGGTTCTGACTATCCAAGCCCACGAAGTGAAGGTCCCGGAGTACCTACAGCTGTCCTTGTCCCTGCTCCGGACTCGTTGTCGCCCGTTCCAAAGATGAATGAGCAAATCCCCCCTGGCTTCATGGAAGGCGCTCGTCCTCGACTGTCTGTCAGAAGAGCGCGGGATCCACCCAAGAACGCAGCCGGCCAAATCTATTGTGATCATCCCGAATGCCAGCAGTCGCCTCCAACATTTCGGCGCCCTTGTGAATGGAA CAAACACATGGATAAACATGACCGCCCCTACAAGTGTCTGGAACCAGGGTGTGACAAGATTCAAGGGTTCACATACTCTGGTGGGCTTCTGAGACATCAACGCGAGGTTCACAAAAAGAACATCAATTCCAAAAAGCCACTGATGTGTCCATACACCGACTGCAACCGCAGTACAGGGAATGGTTTCACTCGCCAAGAGAACTTGAAGGAACATCTTCGCCGCCGACACATGCACACCGAAAATGGCCCTTCTACAGAACTGCCCATGGTTTCAACACCCGACCTGGATGGCACCCATGCTCTTTCAGTTCCTCCATCCGTTAAGCGGAAGCGCGACTcccttgatgatgacatctCAGTCGCTCTCCCAGGCGAAGAAGGAAACGAGGTCGATTTGCGCAATGAACTGAAGAGACTTCGTCGCGAGGTTCAGGAGAAGGATCGCCGACTCGAAGAACTAGAGAGAATTGTCGCTGGATTGCAGCAGGCGATTCCGCAGCCAACTATCCCGCAAACTGCCCTGTCGCAGGGGTGA
- a CDS encoding snoRNA-binding rRNA-processing protein IMP4: MLRRQARERRDYLYRRALLLRDASIAEKRAQLKASLATGKTLDPSIANDKKLREDFKYDESLETPNKESKDTDYADLDDEYALTSGIIDPRPIVTTSRSPSVRLGTFAKEIRLLLPTSIRLNRGNLVLPDLVASANAAALTDMVLLHEHRGTPTAMTISHLPHGPTASFSLHNVVLRADIPNAARGTVSESYPHLIFEGFKTKLGLRVVQILKHLFPPREAGKVGNRVVTFVNKEDNIEVRHHVFVKTGYRDVELAEVGPRMTMRLFEIRGGSLEKGSSGDVEWALTQYTRTSKKKDYL, translated from the exons atgctg CGCCGTCAAGCCCGTGAGCGTCGAGACTATCTCTATCGGAGAGCCCTGCTTCTCCGCGATGCCTCTATCGCCGAAAAGAGAGCTCAACTCAAGGCTTCTTTAGCCACCGGAAAGACTCTTGACCCCTCAATAGCgaatgacaagaagctccgTGAAGACTTCAAATATGATGAATCATTAGAGACGCCCAACAAGGAGAGCAAAGATACCGACTATGCTGACCTTGACGATGAATATGCTCTCACCTCTGGTATCATTGACCCTCGTCCGATTGTCACCACCTCCCGGTCACCCTCCGTTCGCCTAGGCACATTTGCGAAAGAAATCCGATTGCTACTACCCACCTCAATTCGCCTTAATCGTGGTAATCTCGTGCTTCCCGATCTTGTGGCGAGCGCAAATGCAGCCGCGCTGACAGACATGGTTCTCTTACACGAACACCGTGGAACGCCCACCGCGATGACCATTTCTCACCTTCCTCATGGCCCGACAGCCAGTTTCTCCTTGCACAACGTTGTTCTCCGTGCAGATATTCCCAATGCGGCCCGTGGGACTGTTTCGGAGAGCTACCCTCACCTGATCTTTGAGGGTTTTAAAACGAAGCTTGGTCTTCGTGTGGTTCAGATTTTGAAGCACCTCTTCCCACCTCGTGAGGCTGGTAAGGTCGGCAATCGTGTTGTCACCTTCGTGAACAAGGAGGATAATATTGAGGTTCGGCACCATGTCTTCGTTAAGACTGGGTACCGAGATGTTGAGTTGGCTGAGGTTGGCCCGCGGATGACAATGAGACTTTTCGAAATCCGTGGCGGCtcgctggagaagggctCGAGTGGTGATGTCGAATGGGCTCTCACGCAGTACACAAGAacgagcaagaagaaggactATCTATGA
- a CDS encoding BRCT domain protein, protein MGKTFKNIHACAIGRFPVNGDKIPQWILAHGGTFSKDVTEDVTHLITTRETFAKNVEAGMAPIIPVCNRDYAVTKVAVGAVQKAKRLETVKIVTYDWLEDSLQSKTRKPKPEGAYLLAKDPNNEKKKQRRAAKVRRRQLKAKDKSSGRYDHIARMLQDGDCSQGPGNDSSTPRPRTRKGKALTAGSKYQANYHVYVDLATGETYSATIYRQLPWNHTREKFQIKVHESNDVPHTYATQAKYSRTGKSTDEILAPPGSDQDAAMAAFTDFFAAKTGKKWENRLDGIPMAPKQDVDGKELPAHAGWFYYETGRSLLSDFLRQGESQSSAMGQGAMQIAVSSNSDDHGPLMPPDSKDGSVDDQAESPPRVF, encoded by the exons ATGGGAAAGACATTCAAGAATATCCACGCTTGTGCCATTGGCAGGTTCCCTGTCAACGGAGATAAGATCCCACAGTGGATATTGGCCCATGGAGGGACCTTTTCGAAGGACGTCACCGAGGACGTTACGCACTTGATTACCACGAGGGAGACCTTCGCAAAGAACGTCGAAGCAGGTATGGCACCCATTATTCCCGTTTGCAACCGAGACTACGCAGTTACTAAGGTTGCCGTTGGAGCAGTTCAGAAAGCCAAGCGACTGGAAACAGTCAAGATTGTAACATATGACTGGCTTGAGGACTCTTTGCAGTCCAAAACCCGTAAGCCGAAACCCGAGGGAGCCTATCTTTTGGCGAAAGACCCGAACaacgagaaaaagaagcagaggCGAGCCGCAAAGGTCCGAAGAAGGCAGTTGAAGGCCAAGGATAAGTCGTCGGGTAGGTATGATCATATAGCGCGGATGCTTCAAGATGGTGACTGTAGTCAAGGACCTGGAAACGATTCGTCCACCCCAAGGCCTCGAACGCGCAAGGGAAAGGCGTTAACTGCAG GCTCCAAATATCAAGCGAACTATCACGTCTATGTTGACCTCGCCACTGGGGAGACATACAGTGCTACAATTTATCGTCAATTGCCTTGGAACCATACACGCGAGAAATTCCAGATCAAG GTTCACGAGTCAAACGATGTTCCTCACACTTATGCGACGCAGGCCAAGTACAGTCGTACCGGGAAGTCCACGGACGAGATTCTTGCGCCTCCCGGCAGTGACCAGGACGCTGCCATGGCAGCATTCACAGACTTCTTCGCGGCCAAGACAGGAAAGAAATGGGAAAATAGACTGGATGGGATTCCTATGGCCCCGAAGCAGGACGTCGATGGAAAGGAACTTCCGGCTCATGCTGGCTGGTTCTACTATGAAACCGGCAGATCTCTTCTTTCAGACTTTCTTCGCCAGGGAGAGTCTCAAAGTTCTGCAATGGGCCAGGGTGCCATGCAAATTGCTGTCAGCTCGAACAGTGATGACCATGGTCCTTTGATGCCGCCGGATAGTAAAGATGGATCTGTGGATGATCAGGCCGAGTCTCCGCCCAGAGTGTTTTGA